Proteins encoded together in one Deinococcus sp. Marseille-Q6407 window:
- a CDS encoding L-threonylcarbamoyladenylate synthase, translated as MKFASPDFSIPETGLPESEFPVGFPTETVWGLGAPPTRAGWEALIRVKGRDPKQAFQVSCASGELALRLAREPEVLEPLTRFWPGPLTLVVPAQPELADYLARGGWVGLRVPAHPAAQALLQESGGYLLTSSLNLSGQPTARTEAEARALGLARRVIGDGGQPPSGAASTVLRVGEGQLEVLRAGALPLDEIQAQLQGTPLADLSFVSAAAH; from the coding sequence ATGAAGTTTGCTTCTCCAGATTTTTCCATTCCAGAAACTGGGCTCCCGGAATCCGAATTCCCGGTAGGTTTTCCCACCGAAACGGTCTGGGGACTGGGCGCACCGCCCACCCGGGCCGGCTGGGAAGCCCTGATCCGGGTCAAGGGACGTGACCCCAAGCAGGCCTTTCAGGTGTCGTGCGCTTCAGGAGAACTGGCGCTGCGCCTGGCCCGCGAACCGGAAGTGCTGGAGCCGCTCACCCGGTTCTGGCCTGGGCCGCTGACCCTGGTGGTGCCGGCTCAACCGGAGCTGGCAGACTATCTAGCACGCGGCGGCTGGGTGGGCTTGCGAGTGCCGGCACACCCGGCCGCCCAGGCGCTGCTGCAGGAGTCTGGCGGTTACCTGCTGACCAGCAGCCTGAACCTCAGCGGCCAGCCCACCGCCCGCACTGAAGCTGAAGCCCGCGCCCTGGGCCTGGCGCGGCGGGTGATTGGCGACGGAGGACAGCCACCCAGCGGTGCCGCTAGCACTGTACTGCGGGTCGGGGAAGGCCAGCTGGAGGTACTGCGGGCCGGGGCGCTGCCACTGGACGAGATCCAGGCCCAGCTGCAAGGCACACCGCTGGCAGACCTGTCCTTTGTCTCGGCCGCTGCCCACTGA
- the gatA gene encoding Asp-tRNA(Asn)/Glu-tRNA(Gln) amidotransferase subunit GatA, producing the protein MSSLPPSSPLPSPARQLAQAVQSGALAPQAPAEEALRRIRAAGQLNAVLSEVDPTEQLQAVQQRLNAGETLPLAGVPVILKDNLSLRGSPTTCASRMLESYRPPYTATAVQRLQDAGAVVVGKANLDEFAMGSSNENSAFGPALNPWGEGRVPGGSSGGSAAAIAARLTPLTVGSDTGGSVRQPAALCGVYGFKPTYGRISRSGLVAYASSLDTVAPFALSAADLALTLGVMSGHDPRDAISLNQPADFTGAPLELSGLRVGVVQEGLPGCTSGVAAALDEMRRALGAAGAQVQEVSLPHLKNAVAAYYIVAMAEASSNLSRFDGMHYARRAEEGAGGAVQSMLHTREEFFGAEVQKRIMLGTFILSSGYSDRYYTKALQVRRLIAQEFEEAFRQFDVLLMPTSPFPAFRLGERSGDPLAMYAADVNTVGVNLAGIPALSVPAGFETVDGQRLPVGLQFSARAGDDARLVALAAALEQLGAVQLETPDGYQDFSL; encoded by the coding sequence ATGTCAAGTCTGCCGCCTTCCTCTCCTCTGCCCTCGCCCGCCCGCCAGCTGGCCCAGGCTGTTCAAAGCGGCGCGCTGGCCCCACAGGCCCCGGCCGAAGAAGCGCTGCGCCGCATTCGGGCGGCCGGGCAACTGAATGCCGTGCTGAGCGAAGTCGACCCTACCGAGCAGCTGCAGGCGGTGCAGCAGCGACTGAACGCTGGCGAAACGTTACCGCTGGCCGGCGTGCCGGTCATTCTCAAGGACAATCTCAGCCTGCGCGGCTCGCCCACCACCTGTGCCAGTCGGATGCTGGAAAGCTACCGTCCACCCTACACCGCCACCGCCGTGCAGCGCCTACAGGACGCCGGCGCCGTGGTGGTGGGCAAGGCCAACCTGGACGAGTTCGCCATGGGTTCCAGCAACGAGAACAGCGCTTTCGGACCGGCGCTGAACCCCTGGGGCGAAGGCCGGGTGCCGGGCGGCAGCTCCGGCGGCAGTGCAGCGGCCATTGCGGCGCGGCTGACTCCGCTGACCGTGGGCAGCGACACCGGCGGCTCGGTGCGGCAGCCGGCCGCACTGTGCGGGGTCTACGGCTTCAAGCCCACCTACGGGCGCATTTCGCGTTCCGGCCTGGTGGCCTATGCCAGCAGCCTGGACACGGTGGCCCCCTTTGCCCTGAGCGCCGCCGACCTGGCCCTGACGCTGGGCGTGATGTCGGGCCACGACCCCCGCGACGCCATCAGCCTCAACCAGCCGGCCGACTTCACGGGGGCGCCACTGGAGCTGAGCGGCCTGCGGGTCGGGGTGGTGCAAGAAGGCCTGCCCGGGTGTACCTCCGGCGTGGCCGCTGCGCTGGACGAGATGCGCCGGGCACTCGGCGCGGCCGGCGCACAAGTGCAGGAGGTCAGCCTGCCGCACCTGAAAAACGCAGTGGCCGCCTACTACATCGTGGCGATGGCCGAAGCCAGCTCCAACCTCTCGCGCTTTGACGGCATGCACTATGCCCGCCGCGCTGAGGAAGGAGCGGGCGGCGCGGTGCAGAGCATGCTGCACACCCGCGAGGAATTCTTCGGGGCCGAAGTGCAAAAGCGCATCATGCTGGGCACCTTTATTCTCAGCAGCGGGTACTCGGACCGCTACTACACCAAGGCGCTGCAGGTGCGCCGTTTGATCGCCCAGGAATTTGAAGAAGCATTCCGGCAGTTCGACGTGCTGCTGATGCCCACCAGCCCTTTCCCGGCCTTTCGCCTGGGCGAACGCAGCGGCGACCCGCTCGCCATGTACGCCGCCGACGTGAACACGGTGGGCGTGAACCTGGCCGGCATTCCAGCGCTGAGTGTGCCGGCCGGTTTCGAGACGGTGGACGGCCAGCGCCTGCCGGTGGGCCTGCAATTCAGCGCCCGCGCCGGCGACGATGCCCGGCTGGTGGCCCTGGCGGCCGCCCTGGAACAGCTGGGTGCCGTGCAGCTGGAAACGCCGGACGGCTATCAGGATTTCAGTCTGTAA
- a CDS encoding HpcH/HpaI aldolase/citrate lyase family protein — MSTIQPAALRPRSVLFAPAGRADLIAKLPRSRPDAVVIDLEDAVPATAQAKAAARPVARQGSLDLCAQHPELAVFVRVNAVHSPFFQDDLAALHPGLAGVVVPKLETAVDVQMACDALRERGLNLPLLAGLETGAGVWNAQAILSESCVQWAYFGAEDYVTDLGGVRTPGNAEVRYARSQVALAARLSGTHALDIVVTALNDEARFREDAAQGRALGYGGKLCIHPAQVPLSNELFGVSEAQLARARALLAAANEAAQAGHGAFSFEGQMVDEPMLAAARATLAQPEKGDPL, encoded by the coding sequence ATGTCCACAATTCAGCCTGCCGCCCTGCGGCCACGGTCGGTGCTGTTTGCGCCGGCCGGCCGCGCCGATCTGATTGCCAAGCTGCCCCGCTCCCGCCCCGACGCCGTGGTTATTGACCTGGAAGACGCGGTGCCGGCGACCGCACAGGCCAAAGCTGCTGCCCGCCCGGTTGCCCGGCAGGGCAGTCTGGACCTGTGCGCCCAGCACCCGGAACTGGCCGTCTTCGTGCGGGTGAATGCGGTTCATTCGCCCTTTTTCCAGGACGACCTGGCCGCGCTGCACCCGGGGCTGGCCGGCGTAGTAGTGCCCAAGCTGGAAACCGCCGTAGACGTGCAGATGGCCTGCGACGCCCTGCGCGAACGGGGGCTGAACCTGCCGCTGCTGGCCGGCCTGGAAACCGGCGCGGGGGTCTGGAACGCCCAGGCTATCCTCAGTGAAAGCTGTGTCCAGTGGGCCTATTTCGGCGCTGAGGACTATGTCACCGACCTGGGCGGCGTGCGCACGCCCGGCAACGCCGAGGTGCGCTACGCCCGCTCACAGGTGGCGTTGGCTGCCCGGCTGAGCGGCACCCACGCGCTGGACATCGTCGTGACGGCGCTGAACGACGAAGCCCGCTTCCGCGAGGACGCCGCGCAGGGCCGGGCTCTGGGCTACGGCGGCAAGCTGTGCATTCACCCGGCGCAGGTGCCGCTCAGCAACGAGCTGTTCGGAGTCAGCGAAGCCCAGCTGGCCCGTGCCCGGGCGCTGCTGGCCGCCGCCAACGAGGCCGCGCAGGCCGGGCACGGCGCTTTCAGTTTCGAGGGCCAGATGGTGGATGAACCGATGCTGGCCGCCGCACGGGCCACGCTGGCCCAGCCAGAAAAAGGAGACCCGCTATGA
- the scpB gene encoding SMC-Scp complex subunit ScpB codes for MPADAVPAPADPAPTPLQLTCAALVAAGRPLRLSELAGLTGLSEDGALRVVQELQGRLGELGLAAELVAGGWRLYVPAELGPHLAPVLAPPALPPLSHAALEVLAIVAYRQPVTRAEIEAMRGGSASTLVTLQERELIKAVGRSDALGQPILYGTTQKFLLEFGLASLAELPPLEGNDFSELLRS; via the coding sequence ATGCCTGCCGATGCTGTCCCCGCTCCCGCCGACCCTGCCCCCACCCCACTGCAACTGACCTGCGCGGCGCTGGTGGCGGCCGGGCGGCCGCTGCGGCTGAGCGAGCTGGCCGGGCTGACAGGTCTGAGCGAGGACGGCGCCCTGCGAGTGGTGCAGGAGTTGCAGGGACGCCTCGGTGAGCTGGGGCTGGCGGCCGAACTGGTGGCCGGTGGCTGGCGGCTGTATGTACCGGCCGAACTGGGCCCCCATTTAGCCCCGGTGCTAGCGCCGCCCGCCCTGCCACCCCTGAGCCACGCCGCGCTGGAAGTGCTGGCAATTGTGGCCTACCGGCAGCCGGTGACCCGCGCCGAGATTGAAGCGATGCGCGGGGGCAGCGCTTCAACCCTGGTGACCCTGCAAGAGCGCGAGCTGATCAAGGCAGTGGGCCGCAGCGACGCCCTGGGCCAGCCGATACTGTACGGCACCACCCAGAAATTCCTGCTGGAATTCGGCCTGGCCTCGCTGGCCGAGCTGCCCCCGCTGGAAGGCAACGATTTTTCGGAACTGCTGCGCAGCTGA
- a CDS encoding transposase, producing MYKQVSGERAHILSQRILDIPETLYQRRSLQASLHLFHSPGQKTKFSQAEGVSPSALSRFFNIYDWDSDRCWEEMQDTQWRILLDTARHKRRPRMRLSVDLTTVEKVGTQLPYVSVYNGRHGIHLVVLFAEYGELKFPISYRVYQGKHTSTPVTLALDLLEEVPDFVGKRFQVCVLADSGFESAVFLEGVQRLGFEFVVGVRSNRRTDHPGRVTVADCPHGGYVNLANWPLETLTLGRIDRGDREFFAVSSELLEGDDILAEGKRRWALESFFKEGKHQFGLAQFALRTARGLDRWILMVFLAFTLTTLYRSEALTLKEAARLALYALFPEVRLNHLLSQIQKEQEFLRQHGYSLSYARCKL from the coding sequence GTGTACAAACAGGTTTCAGGGGAGCGCGCCCATATTCTCTCACAGCGGATTCTGGACATTCCAGAGACGCTGTACCAACGGCGAAGCTTGCAAGCTTCGCTGCACCTCTTCCACAGTCCAGGTCAGAAGACCAAGTTCAGCCAGGCAGAGGGAGTCAGCCCCAGTGCACTCAGCCGTTTCTTCAACATCTACGACTGGGATTCAGACCGTTGCTGGGAAGAGATGCAGGACACCCAATGGCGCATCCTGCTGGATACAGCTCGTCACAAACGTAGACCTCGAATGCGGCTCAGCGTGGATCTGACCACGGTGGAAAAGGTGGGAACTCAGCTGCCCTATGTCAGTGTCTACAACGGCAGGCACGGCATCCATCTGGTGGTCCTGTTCGCCGAGTATGGGGAACTGAAGTTCCCCATTTCTTACCGGGTCTACCAGGGCAAGCACACCAGCACCCCGGTCACACTGGCCCTCGACTTGCTGGAAGAGGTGCCAGACTTCGTGGGGAAACGCTTTCAGGTCTGCGTACTGGCGGACAGCGGATTCGAATCTGCTGTCTTTCTGGAAGGTGTGCAGCGTCTAGGTTTCGAGTTCGTGGTGGGTGTGCGGAGCAACCGACGCACGGATCATCCTGGGCGGGTGACAGTGGCGGATTGTCCGCACGGAGGGTATGTCAACCTCGCCAACTGGCCTCTAGAAACGCTGACCCTGGGGAGAATAGACCGTGGGGACCGTGAATTCTTCGCGGTGTCATCCGAGCTGCTGGAGGGGGATGACATCCTGGCCGAAGGAAAACGGCGCTGGGCACTGGAGTCGTTTTTCAAAGAAGGGAAGCATCAGTTTGGGTTGGCGCAGTTCGCGCTGCGAACTGCCAGGGGTCTGGACCGCTGGATTCTGATGGTCTTCCTGGCCTTCACCCTGACGACGCTGTACCGCTCAGAGGCCCTGACCTTGAAGGAAGCTGCACGCCTGGCTCTCTACGCCTTGTTCCCCGAAGTCAGGCTGAACCACCTGCTGAGCCAAATTCAAAAGGAGCAAGAATTCCTGCGCCAGCACGGCTATTCGCTCAGCTATGCAAGGTGCAAGTTATAA
- a CDS encoding type II secretion system F family protein codes for MAVFQYRVRDGSGKILTSQMEAETATQVREALRSRKLTILDIKEPTSGLNADIKIPGLDNRAPDLKTVALFSRQMATLINAGVPLVQALFIMQKQIEHKSFQEIVRKVRVDVESGLPMSEAMAKHPKAFNRLYINLVRAGETSGTLELILGRIADFQEKDLALRGKIKKALTYPTIVLVFALLITWGLIRFVVPTFGDILTSMDAKLPVITRILMSMSAFFQTYTWVLVLIAAIVYGVYRWYYSTPQGRRVIDQVKLKIPLMGPLARKGAVASFSRTLGMLLSSGVNIIESLDITKGTADNAIIEEAIENGKNVVTVGEPLSGSLAASPVFPPMVTSMVAIGEETGALDEMLEKVADFYDREVEEAVDSLTAAIEPIMIVALGGIVLFIVLGMFTPMFSIINTLSQ; via the coding sequence ATGGCGGTCTTTCAGTACAGGGTACGCGACGGCTCAGGGAAAATCCTGACCTCACAGATGGAAGCAGAAACCGCTACTCAGGTACGTGAGGCACTGCGTTCGCGTAAGCTGACTATTCTAGATATCAAAGAGCCGACCAGCGGTCTGAACGCCGATATCAAGATTCCGGGTCTGGATAATCGTGCACCAGATCTCAAGACCGTGGCCCTGTTCAGCCGTCAGATGGCCACCCTGATCAATGCCGGCGTGCCGCTGGTGCAGGCCCTGTTCATCATGCAAAAGCAGATTGAACACAAGAGCTTTCAGGAAATTGTCCGTAAAGTGCGGGTGGACGTGGAGAGTGGCCTACCCATGAGCGAGGCAATGGCCAAACACCCCAAAGCCTTTAACCGTCTCTACATCAATCTGGTGCGCGCCGGCGAAACCTCGGGGACCCTGGAGCTGATTTTGGGCCGCATCGCCGATTTTCAGGAAAAGGATCTGGCTCTGCGCGGCAAGATCAAGAAGGCCCTGACCTATCCCACCATCGTGCTGGTGTTCGCGCTGCTGATCACCTGGGGCCTGATCCGCTTTGTGGTGCCCACCTTCGGCGACATTCTGACCTCAATGGATGCCAAGTTGCCGGTTATTACCCGGATTCTAATGAGCATGTCGGCCTTCTTTCAGACCTACACCTGGGTACTGGTGTTGATTGCGGCCATCGTATACGGCGTGTATCGCTGGTATTACTCCACCCCTCAGGGCCGGCGCGTGATTGATCAGGTCAAGCTCAAGATCCCGCTGATGGGTCCCCTGGCCCGCAAAGGTGCAGTCGCTTCTTTCAGCCGGACGCTGGGCATGCTGCTCAGCAGCGGGGTGAACATCATCGAGTCGCTGGACATCACCAAGGGCACGGCTGACAATGCCATCATTGAAGAAGCAATTGAAAACGGCAAGAACGTGGTCACGGTAGGTGAGCCGCTCAGTGGCAGTCTGGCTGCCAGCCCAGTCTTCCCGCCGATGGTGACCAGCATGGTGGCGATCGGTGAAGAGACCGGGGCACTGGATGAAATGCTGGAAAAAGTGGCTGACTTCTATGACCGTGAGGTGGAAGAGGCGGTTGACAGCCTGACGGCCGCCATCGAACCGATCATGATTGTGGCTCTAGGCGGCATCGTGCTGTTTATCGTGCTGGGGATGTTCACGCCCATGTTCTCGATCATCAATACGCTGAGCCAGTAA